In one window of Methanosarcina vacuolata Z-761 DNA:
- a CDS encoding dienelactone hydrolase family protein yields MRELSSKGKSSSEIQIPIDSITLEGNLTIPEGAKGIVVFAHGSGSSRFSPRNRYVAQELQKEGLGTLLFDLLTAEEERIDMITARLRFDIDLLANRLVNVTNWLLSNPYTKKLSIGYFGASTGAAAALIAAKEHVNIIKAVVSRGGRPDLAEKALPDVKAPTLLIVGGEDYQVIEMNQWALDQLKTEQKELQIVPGATHLFEEPGTLEEVANLAGEWFKRYLLETKITLMGEK; encoded by the coding sequence ATGAGAGAATTATCAAGTAAAGGTAAAAGCAGTAGTGAAATCCAAATTCCAATTGATTCTATTACACTTGAAGGAAACCTCACAATTCCTGAAGGAGCAAAAGGAATTGTTGTTTTTGCACACGGAAGCGGGAGCAGTCGTTTCAGTCCTCGGAACCGGTATGTTGCGCAGGAACTTCAGAAAGAAGGTCTTGGAACACTGTTATTTGATCTGTTGACGGCTGAGGAAGAGAGAATTGATATGATAACTGCTCGCCTCAGGTTTGATATTGACCTGCTTGCAAATCGGCTTGTTAACGTAACAAACTGGCTTTTAAGCAATCCTTATACTAAAAAACTCAGTATCGGTTACTTTGGTGCCAGTACGGGAGCTGCAGCCGCACTTATAGCTGCAAAAGAGCATGTAAATATTATAAAAGCGGTAGTTTCCAGAGGAGGACGGCCCGATCTGGCTGAAAAAGCCCTGCCGGACGTAAAGGCACCAACATTACTCATTGTGGGTGGGGAGGATTATCAGGTAATAGAAATGAATCAATGGGCGTTAGACCAATTGAAGACGGAACAAAAAGAACTTCAGATTGTTCCCGGAGCAACCCATCTTTTTGAAGAACCGGGCACGCTAGAAGAAGTTGCAAATCTGGCTGGAGAATGGTTTAAAAGATATCTTCTGGAAACGAAAATAACACTTATGGGAGAAAAATAA
- a CDS encoding phosphoribosyltransferase: MALFTDRVDAGKKLAKELSKYANRSDVLILALPRGGVPVAFEVAKELNVKMDVFIVRKLGVPGNEELAMGAISSDNIRVLNEDIVRSFQIPERVINMVAENELKELERRERTYRGDSPKPEISGSIVILIDDGLATGATMRAAASAIKTKNPAKIVVAVPTGARDTCELFGREVDEVICIATPEPFYGVGAWYGNFSQTTDEEVCELLDKARALPAR; this comes from the coding sequence ATGGCACTTTTTACAGACAGGGTGGATGCCGGGAAAAAACTTGCAAAAGAACTTTCAAAATATGCAAATCGTTCAGATGTATTGATACTTGCTCTCCCGCGTGGTGGGGTTCCGGTGGCGTTTGAAGTTGCAAAGGAACTTAATGTAAAAATGGATGTGTTTATAGTAAGGAAACTGGGGGTTCCGGGAAATGAAGAGCTGGCAATGGGAGCAATTTCTTCTGATAATATCCGTGTGTTGAATGAAGACATTGTCAGGTCTTTTCAGATACCTGAACGGGTAATTAATATGGTAGCTGAGAACGAGCTCAAAGAACTTGAACGCAGGGAACGCACTTACCGTGGAGATAGTCCCAAGCCTGAGATTAGCGGCTCGATTGTGATTTTAATAGATGACGGGCTTGCTACAGGTGCGACAATGCGTGCAGCTGCATCTGCCATTAAAACTAAAAACCCGGCGAAAATAGTGGTTGCAGTGCCGACTGGTGCACGCGATACATGTGAGCTTTTCGGAAGGGAGGTAGATGAAGTAATATGTATAGCTACCCCTGAACCGTTCTATGGGGTTGGAGCCTGGTACGGAAACTTCAGTCAAACCACCGATGAAGAGGTCTGCGAACTTCTGGATAAAGCAAGAGCCCTTCCGGCAAGATGA
- a CDS encoding MASE3 domain-containing protein yields MNIPAVRKNILNVDFYELMVWITIVILLYLISLNNYLLFHVVIELFSVYFAYVIFLIVWKARSRLENRYLLILGVSYFFVGSFDFLSALAFHHTGAFPGFGTNLTAQFWTISRFLESTSFLVAPLFLIRTGERQERNVKTLESSIFAWKAFLVYAVISVTCLISIFFSENFPASYFQDSVFTQFKVASGYLISFILLCSLFFLYIVRDRFEEKAFNLLSVSLVLTGSVSLLFAFDSQTGEVPGILGLFFKLLSIYLVYKAIVDIGFEEPCSLLFSELKHREEDFKQKAIFFGDEYGHIYRTINKRYLNRSAKEEDKPEDGLDSYSSYMQNLQGIGFQFNKDFKLIFLYGPVEEMTGYPKQDFLSGKVAWQEIIIPEDRPAISKKKDKLKLNLNSIVESEYRIKKKDGEIKWVREIIQIISDESESSGKFQGLVYDITERKMAEETLEKIDKIRLKEVHHRIKNNLQVISSLLSLQAEKFEDKEVLEAFRESQNRVESIAMIHERLHESENMDAFDFSDYLRKLTTDLFNSYNVGNRNISLKLSLEPVYLGMNTAIPLGIIVNEIVSNSLKHAFPAGKRGELSINFFKAETLVAKCGTSCSDNYCSYEGDYTDYKDCINNNFRYILTVADNGIGIPEEIDLKNTDSLGLQLVNILAKQIGGRIELKRDQGTKYIICFSNEG; encoded by the coding sequence TTGAACATTCCAGCTGTAAGGAAAAACATATTAAATGTAGACTTCTACGAATTAATGGTCTGGATAACCATAGTTATCTTGCTCTATCTAATTAGCCTTAACAATTACCTCCTCTTCCATGTAGTAATAGAACTGTTCAGCGTCTACTTTGCATACGTGATATTTCTTATTGTTTGGAAGGCGAGAAGTCGCCTGGAAAACCGATACCTTCTGATATTGGGAGTTAGCTACTTTTTCGTAGGGAGTTTTGATTTTCTGAGTGCACTTGCGTTCCACCACACTGGGGCATTTCCCGGATTTGGTACAAACCTGACTGCTCAGTTCTGGACCATTTCAAGATTCCTGGAAAGCACTTCTTTTCTGGTAGCTCCGCTGTTTTTGATACGCACTGGAGAGAGGCAGGAGAGGAATGTCAAAACCCTTGAAAGCTCAATTTTTGCCTGGAAGGCATTTCTTGTATACGCAGTAATCAGTGTTACCTGCCTGATTTCAATCTTTTTTTCCGAAAATTTCCCGGCTTCTTATTTTCAGGATTCAGTATTTACTCAATTCAAAGTAGCAAGCGGATACTTAATTTCTTTCATACTTCTCTGCTCACTTTTTTTCCTGTATATTGTCAGAGATAGGTTCGAAGAAAAAGCTTTTAATTTACTCTCAGTCTCCCTGGTTCTTACAGGTTCTGTGTCACTGTTATTTGCATTTGACAGTCAAACGGGCGAGGTTCCGGGCATTTTAGGTCTCTTCTTTAAATTATTGTCTATTTATCTGGTCTATAAAGCAATCGTAGATATCGGGTTCGAAGAACCTTGCAGTCTTTTATTCAGTGAGCTTAAACACCGAGAAGAAGATTTCAAGCAGAAAGCCATTTTCTTTGGGGACGAGTACGGTCATATTTACAGAACGATAAACAAGAGATATCTGAACCGAAGTGCTAAGGAAGAAGACAAGCCCGAAGATGGGCTAGACAGTTATAGTTCCTATATGCAAAATCTTCAGGGAATTGGATTTCAGTTTAATAAAGATTTTAAATTGATATTTTTATATGGTCCTGTTGAGGAAATGACAGGCTATCCGAAGCAGGATTTTCTCTCTGGAAAAGTTGCCTGGCAGGAAATAATAATACCTGAAGACCGCCCTGCTATTTCTAAAAAAAAGGATAAACTAAAGCTAAATCTTAATTCTATCGTTGAAAGCGAATACAGGATAAAGAAAAAAGACGGGGAGATAAAATGGGTCCGTGAGATTATCCAGATAATATCGGATGAATCCGAAAGTTCGGGAAAGTTTCAGGGGCTGGTTTATGATATCACTGAACGCAAAATGGCTGAGGAAACTCTGGAAAAAATAGACAAAATTCGATTAAAAGAGGTCCACCACCGCATAAAAAATAACCTTCAGGTAATCTCATCTCTCCTCAGCCTGCAGGCAGAAAAATTCGAAGATAAAGAGGTACTCGAAGCCTTCAGGGAGAGCCAGAATCGAGTCGAATCTATTGCGATGATCCATGAGAGACTTCATGAGAGTGAAAATATGGATGCTTTTGATTTCTCAGACTACCTAAGAAAACTAACCACAGATCTTTTCAATTCCTATAATGTGGGAAACAGGAATATAAGCCTCAAATTGAGCCTTGAACCGGTTTATTTGGGCATGAATACTGCCATCCCTCTTGGAATTATTGTAAACGAGATCGTTTCAAATTCCCTGAAGCATGCTTTTCCCGCGGGAAAAAGAGGCGAACTCAGCATAAATTTTTTCAAAGCTGAAACTTTAGTTGCAAAGTGCGGGACTTCATGTTCGGATAACTACTGTTCATATGAGGGAGACTATACGGATTATAAGGACTGTATAAACAATAATTTCCGTTACATACTTACAGTAGCCGATAACGGAATAGGAATTCCCGAAGAAATCGACTTGAAAAATACCGACTCCCTGGGGCTTCAGCTTGTAAATATTCTTGCCAAACAAATAGGCGGGCGTATAGAGCTTAAAAGAGATCAGGGAACAAAATATATTATCTGTTTTAGTAATGAAGGGTAA
- a CDS encoding transcriptional regulator, protein MLQTYIDTEYAPEKCFHCNGTGHVNGKICEVCGGQGDVLVAQPAIVCPLCNGSGIFDNGTCRVCGGSGWALL, encoded by the coding sequence ATGCTCCAGACCTATATAGATACCGAATATGCTCCGGAGAAATGTTTTCATTGCAATGGAACCGGACATGTTAATGGCAAAATTTGTGAAGTTTGCGGGGGACAGGGCGATGTACTCGTTGCTCAGCCTGCAATAGTATGTCCTCTCTGTAACGGTTCCGGGATTTTTGATAATGGGACTTGCAGGGTATGTGGAGGAAGCGGCTGGGCTCTTCTTTGA
- a CDS encoding PRC-barrel domain-containing protein yields MSGGAGFGTDVSVNIGSWNMADRDFPDFLSTGTIKGGKVVNRAGEDLGKIEELMIDLQSGRIAYVVLSFSEFMDLGDKFFAIPWQTLTPRLQEHAFLLGITKEILEKEGGFEKGNWPLAREELAGTYTSYGYQPYWQVQTGMPEEAETKRMTRTGTMAGRDNPDFLSASTIKGDKVVNKAGEHLGKIEELMIDLEDGRVAYAALSFGGFLGLGSKLFAIPWQALQMKLHDHAILLDIPRDVLEKAEGFDKDHWPVTNREWLSAMYSYYGYQPYWQAQRIESRPGNL; encoded by the coding sequence GTGTCAGGGGGCGCAGGCTTTGGGACGGATGTCTCCGTAAATATAGGGAGTTGGAATATGGCAGATAGGGATTTTCCGGATTTTTTATCAACAGGCACGATAAAAGGAGGCAAGGTCGTCAATAGGGCAGGAGAGGACCTTGGGAAGATTGAAGAATTAATGATTGACCTTCAAAGTGGAAGGATAGCATACGTCGTATTGTCTTTTAGCGAATTTATGGACCTGGGTGACAAATTTTTTGCTATTCCCTGGCAAACTCTTACACCGAGGCTACAAGAACACGCCTTCTTACTTGGCATTACTAAAGAAATCCTGGAAAAGGAAGGAGGCTTTGAAAAAGGCAACTGGCCTCTGGCTCGTGAAGAACTCGCCGGAACTTATACTTCCTACGGATACCAGCCTTACTGGCAGGTACAAACAGGAATGCCAGAAGAGGCCGAAACTAAAAGGATGACCCGGACGGGAACTATGGCAGGCAGAGACAATCCGGATTTTTTGTCAGCAAGTACAATAAAAGGAGATAAGGTTGTCAATAAAGCAGGAGAGCACCTTGGGAAGATTGAAGAATTAATGATCGACCTTGAGGATGGAAGGGTAGCATATGCTGCACTATCTTTTGGCGGATTTTTGGGCCTGGGCAGTAAGCTATTTGCTATCCCCTGGCAGGCTCTTCAAATGAAACTGCACGATCACGCTATCCTGCTTGATATTCCCAGGGATGTCCTGGAAAAAGCAGAGGGTTTTGATAAAGATCACTGGCCTGTAACTAACCGTGAGTGGCTTTCTGCAATGTACAGCTACTACGGATATCAGCCTTACTGGCAGGCACAGAGAATCGAAAGTCGGCCAGGCAATCTCTGA
- a CDS encoding DUF362 domain-containing protein: protein MNRVSVVCCPDYSDTEKAIAEALELLGGLDNIIHPGDSVLLKPNIIAAASPENAVTTHPSVVASMCKFVLQAGGRPVVGDGAGISRPGATSKALKVSGIEEAARKAGAKVVNFETSGFTLVDVPDPLQFRKLYIANPVLEADVVISLPKLKTHELTYYTGAVKNFFGTLPLKCRKETHLLGKRDLFGEAVADLYSVVRPSFAVMDGVIGMEGNGPSHGKPVNSGVILASQDCVSLDIVAAEMIGFDPLKIPTTAGAMKKGFGNQCPVVVGTPLKEVKMKFKPSSGGVSTAPSFLTRNLGKYYKIYPRINRRKCTHCGACYLNCSPHAIERLEDGSFKINEEKCILCYCCRELCPSNAVEIKKSLLARLLTEKDNLSRKT, encoded by the coding sequence GTGAATAGAGTATCCGTAGTCTGCTGCCCTGATTATTCTGATACAGAAAAAGCGATAGCTGAGGCTCTGGAACTTCTCGGGGGCCTTGATAATATAATCCATCCCGGTGACAGCGTGCTCCTTAAACCAAATATCATTGCGGCTGCTTCTCCTGAAAATGCAGTAACCACTCATCCTTCAGTTGTAGCGTCAATGTGTAAGTTCGTACTTCAAGCCGGAGGAAGACCTGTAGTCGGGGACGGAGCCGGGATCTCAAGGCCAGGAGCCACCTCAAAAGCCCTGAAAGTTTCAGGTATAGAAGAAGCCGCCCGAAAAGCCGGAGCAAAGGTAGTAAATTTCGAAACTTCGGGCTTTACCTTGGTAGATGTCCCTGACCCCCTGCAATTCCGCAAACTATACATTGCAAATCCTGTCCTTGAAGCTGATGTAGTTATATCCCTCCCAAAATTAAAAACTCATGAACTTACCTACTACACAGGCGCGGTCAAGAACTTTTTCGGAACTCTTCCTTTAAAGTGCCGAAAAGAGACACATCTCCTTGGAAAAAGGGATCTTTTTGGTGAAGCTGTTGCCGACCTTTATTCGGTTGTCAGGCCCAGCTTTGCAGTTATGGACGGGGTTATAGGCATGGAAGGGAATGGGCCTTCTCATGGGAAGCCCGTAAATTCCGGAGTAATTCTGGCAAGCCAGGACTGTGTTTCCCTGGATATTGTTGCTGCGGAAATGATAGGTTTTGACCCTCTCAAAATTCCCACGACTGCAGGAGCCATGAAAAAAGGATTTGGAAATCAGTGCCCTGTTGTAGTCGGAACTCCGTTAAAAGAAGTCAAAATGAAATTCAAACCATCCAGTGGAGGAGTCAGTACAGCCCCTTCCTTTCTTACCCGCAACCTTGGCAAATATTATAAGATTTATCCCAGGATCAACAGAAGAAAATGCACTCACTGTGGAGCTTGCTATTTAAACTGCTCTCCCCACGCTATTGAACGGCTCGAAGACGGGAGTTTTAAGATCAATGAGGAGAAATGCATCCTGTGTTATTGTTGTCGTGAACTCTGTCCCAGCAATGCGGTAGAAATTAAAAAATCACTGCTTGCAAGGCTTTTGACAGAAAAAGATAATCTAAGCCGTAAAACCTGA
- a CDS encoding helix-turn-helix domain-containing protein, which yields MVQQIILKYLEKPHVKSLEDDLLWLCDSFGFSSGRDTENTATRIVFTLLDRLSNEQITSSESLAEDLEIKISRVNHHIRNLNDSGLLYRKKRLVYLRGGSLKAAVKEMRKDSERIFDELESIAEEIDLRIGIKNR from the coding sequence ATGGTCCAACAGATAATCCTCAAATATCTTGAAAAACCGCACGTCAAAAGTCTGGAAGACGACCTTTTATGGTTGTGCGATAGCTTTGGCTTTTCTTCGGGCAGAGATACGGAAAATACCGCGACCAGGATCGTTTTTACCCTGCTTGATAGACTTTCAAATGAGCAAATAACTTCCTCAGAATCCCTTGCTGAAGACCTTGAGATAAAAATATCCAGAGTAAACCATCACATCAGGAATCTTAATGACTCAGGTCTCCTTTACAGAAAAAAACGCCTGGTATATCTACGCGGGGGAAGCCTGAAAGCTGCAGTAAAAGAGATGCGAAAAGACTCGGAAAGAATTTTTGATGAGCTCGAAAGCATAGCTGAAGAAATAGATCTCAGGATAGGGATCAAAAATAGATGA
- the groES gene encoding co-chaperone GroES, with the protein MIIKPIGERVLLKHQKKQEVTKGGIYIPESARQEKKEGIVISVGTFEDGKELPLKKGDRVIYGGYQSDEIEIDDEKYLFVDFKDILATIAEE; encoded by the coding sequence GTGATTATCAAACCTATTGGCGAACGAGTCTTGCTTAAGCACCAGAAGAAACAAGAAGTTACAAAAGGCGGGATCTATATCCCGGAGTCTGCACGGCAGGAGAAAAAGGAAGGTATTGTTATTTCGGTAGGGACTTTTGAAGATGGAAAGGAGCTTCCCCTGAAGAAAGGAGACCGTGTGATCTACGGGGGATATCAGTCAGACGAAATTGAAATTGACGATGAAAAGTACCTTTTTGTCGACTTCAAGGATATTCTGGCAACAATTGCTGAAGAATAA
- the groL gene encoding chaperonin GroEL (60 kDa chaperone family; promotes refolding of misfolded polypeptides especially under stressful conditions; forms two stacked rings of heptamers to form a barrel-shaped 14mer; ends can be capped by GroES; misfolded proteins enter the barrel where they are refolded when GroES binds), whose translation MASKQIMFDENARKALLNGVDKVANTVKITLGPKGRYVVLDKMTKPVVTNDGVTIAKEIELHDKFENMGAKLVKEVASKTQDNTGDGTTTATLLAQSMIREGLKNISAGANPIDVKKGIEIATEKVVSYLKSKSSEVKGKEKIVQVATVSANNDEEIGNLIADAMERVGYNGVITVEDSKTMETNLDVVEGMQFDRGFVSPYMATDSEKMVCEFEDPYVLITDKKINSMKQIVPVLEKVASEGRSLLIIAEDVDGDAQAALILNIIRGALRVCAVKAPGFGNERKEMLEDIAVLTGGQVISEDKGMKLEEFDDYMLGSARKITVDNHKTIIVEGKGEKAQIKDRVKLIESQINIADTDYKKTELKKRQAKLGGGVAVIKVGAATETELKEKKMRIDDALNATKAAVEEGVVIGGGISLFRAAAILDSLKLEGDREIGVKIVQRAIEEPVRQIAENAGKEGAEVVATIRAEPRELFGYNAKKDVFEDLFEAGVIDPTKVVRSGLQNAASIAGMVLTTEALVTDFNDEKDEKAATIII comes from the coding sequence ATGGCTTCAAAGCAGATAATGTTTGATGAAAATGCAAGAAAGGCACTTTTAAACGGTGTAGATAAAGTTGCAAATACTGTCAAGATAACTCTCGGACCGAAGGGACGTTATGTTGTACTGGACAAAATGACAAAACCTGTGGTCACAAATGACGGGGTAACCATCGCAAAGGAGATCGAGCTTCATGACAAGTTCGAAAATATGGGGGCCAAGCTTGTCAAAGAAGTTGCTTCCAAAACTCAGGATAATACAGGAGATGGAACAACTACTGCAACTCTTCTTGCCCAGAGCATGATCAGGGAAGGCCTGAAAAATATCAGTGCCGGAGCAAACCCGATAGATGTCAAGAAAGGTATTGAGATTGCAACAGAAAAGGTTGTAAGCTATCTCAAGAGCAAGAGTAGTGAGGTAAAAGGTAAGGAGAAAATCGTACAGGTAGCTACGGTTTCTGCAAATAACGATGAAGAGATTGGCAATTTGATCGCGGATGCCATGGAAAGAGTCGGCTACAACGGGGTAATCACGGTTGAAGACTCTAAAACAATGGAGACTAACCTGGACGTTGTAGAAGGAATGCAGTTCGACAGAGGTTTTGTATCTCCTTATATGGCAACTGATTCTGAGAAGATGGTCTGCGAGTTTGAAGACCCTTACGTCCTGATTACGGACAAGAAAATCAACAGCATGAAGCAGATCGTTCCCGTGCTTGAAAAAGTCGCTTCTGAAGGCCGTTCTCTCCTTATTATTGCCGAAGATGTCGATGGAGATGCCCAGGCTGCTCTGATCCTGAATATCATTCGTGGAGCACTGAGGGTCTGTGCTGTCAAGGCTCCAGGATTTGGGAATGAGAGAAAGGAGATGCTTGAAGACATTGCCGTGCTGACCGGCGGGCAAGTAATCAGCGAAGACAAGGGCATGAAACTTGAGGAATTCGATGATTATATGCTCGGAAGTGCCAGAAAAATCACAGTTGACAACCACAAGACCATCATTGTAGAAGGCAAGGGCGAGAAAGCACAGATTAAGGATAGGGTCAAACTCATCGAATCTCAGATTAATATTGCTGACACGGATTACAAGAAGACCGAACTCAAAAAACGCCAGGCAAAGTTAGGAGGCGGGGTCGCAGTAATCAAAGTGGGAGCTGCAACCGAAACCGAGCTGAAAGAGAAAAAGATGAGAATTGATGACGCTCTCAATGCCACAAAAGCCGCAGTTGAAGAAGGTGTGGTTATAGGGGGCGGAATAAGCCTTTTCCGTGCAGCTGCCATTCTGGACTCCCTGAAACTTGAAGGAGACAGAGAGATAGGTGTAAAAATAGTCCAGAGAGCTATCGAGGAACCTGTACGCCAGATCGCTGAAAACGCAGGCAAGGAAGGTGCTGAGGTCGTTGCAACCATCAGGGCTGAACCCCGCGAACTCTTTGGGTACAACGCGAAGAAAGATGTCTTTGAAGACCTCTTTGAAGCAGGTGTCATTGACCCCACAAAAGTAGTCAGAAGCGGCCTCCAGAACGCTGCTTCAATTGCTGGAATGGTACTTACAACCGAAGCTCTTGTCACGGACTTCAATGACGAAAAGGACGAAAAAGCAGCTACAATTATCATCTAA
- a CDS encoding ribonuclease H family protein — MFEVYCDSSFNEGEDSYIGCTVLRDGKQIHQSTTKVPGAPKNNLDCELEALSFAVTLSKIFSESDRDITIYNDSTEAVKVFQKEKPEIEKKFPDLSINFEYIPREKVNQAIADSLSKKFPVFFLNVPTCEVESFSRREDILSDIARNERNIFYLEKVDEKSTNKKTCYRLIIRTIDKILSNDRFYLIKKGGPGTQVKAAEEIRKDLSDPHFVSSMEAKGVRLENSYFLLTDETWGLRGTDNQTCSILPGSISHRIICDEVDRSPENLFRRAERFK, encoded by the coding sequence ATGTTTGAGGTTTACTGTGATTCTTCCTTTAATGAAGGCGAAGACTCTTATATTGGTTGTACTGTGCTCCGGGACGGCAAACAGATCCACCAGTCTACAACAAAGGTCCCCGGTGCCCCTAAAAATAACCTTGACTGTGAACTTGAGGCCCTTTCTTTCGCTGTAACTCTTTCTAAAATTTTTTCCGAAAGCGATAGGGACATTACCATTTATAATGATTCTACTGAGGCTGTAAAAGTTTTCCAGAAGGAAAAGCCGGAAATTGAAAAGAAATTTCCGGATCTCAGCATTAATTTTGAATATATTCCACGCGAAAAAGTAAATCAGGCAATTGCAGACAGTTTATCTAAAAAATTTCCGGTATTTTTCCTGAATGTTCCCACCTGTGAGGTTGAATCTTTTTCCCGGAGAGAAGACATTCTTTCCGATATTGCCCGAAACGAGCGTAATATCTTTTATCTGGAGAAAGTCGACGAAAAATCCACGAATAAAAAGACATGCTACAGGTTGATTATCCGTACAATAGATAAAATCCTCTCGAATGACCGGTTTTATCTAATAAAAAAAGGAGGGCCGGGCACGCAGGTAAAAGCCGCAGAAGAGATAAGGAAAGACCTGTCCGACCCGCATTTCGTCTCCTCGATGGAAGCAAAAGGTGTCAGGCTTGAAAACTCCTACTTTCTGCTCACGGACGAAACCTGGGGGCTTCGGGGCACGGACAATCAGACCTGCTCCATTCTTCCAGGCTCAATTTCACACAGGATCATCTGTGACGAAGTAGACCGCTCCCCTGAAAACCTCTTCAGAAGAGCTGAACGCTTCAAGTAA
- a CDS encoding pyridoxal phosphate-dependent aminotransferase, with product MFSINSECILSKKSEDIPPFYVMEVLESAQALEAEGRHIIHLEVGEPDFPTAPHICEAACAAIRRGATKYTHSQGLPSLREAIVESYQQKFGVELSPDQIIVTSGTSPALLIVFMALLEKMDEVIMSNPHYACYPNFVKYLGGTPVFVYTSETNGFALEPETVRQCLSPNTKAILINSPSNPGGHVMSPENLQGLAEIADERGIPIVSDEIYQGLIYGGNDHTILEYTKNAFVLNGFSKLYAMTGWRLGYIICPPECVRAIQKIHQNFFICANSFVQEAGIAALKGPQDHVDEMVHTYNTRRQYMLKRLIEMGLEVRKEPMGAFYVLADARRYGSDSLELSRRILNEAGVAVTPGIDFGNGAEGYLRFSYANSIENIKEGMDRLEAFLEKELEGLEIL from the coding sequence ATGTTTTCAATAAATTCCGAATGCATCTTATCAAAAAAATCTGAAGATATCCCTCCTTTCTATGTGATGGAAGTGCTGGAAAGTGCCCAGGCTCTGGAAGCTGAGGGAAGACACATAATCCACCTTGAAGTAGGAGAGCCTGATTTCCCTACAGCTCCCCATATCTGTGAAGCTGCCTGTGCTGCTATTCGCCGGGGAGCCACAAAATACACTCACAGTCAGGGACTTCCTTCGCTCAGAGAGGCAATAGTCGAATCCTACCAGCAGAAGTTCGGAGTCGAACTGAGTCCGGACCAGATTATTGTAACATCCGGCACAAGTCCGGCTCTTTTGATTGTTTTTATGGCTCTGCTTGAGAAAATGGATGAAGTAATAATGTCGAACCCCCATTATGCCTGCTATCCTAACTTCGTGAAATACCTGGGTGGAACTCCTGTTTTTGTTTACACGAGCGAGACAAACGGGTTTGCCCTGGAACCGGAAACAGTAAGGCAGTGCCTGAGCCCGAATACTAAAGCCATCCTGATCAATAGTCCTTCAAATCCTGGAGGGCATGTCATGTCTCCGGAAAATTTGCAGGGCCTTGCCGAGATCGCGGATGAAAGAGGAATTCCTATTGTTTCGGACGAGATTTATCAGGGTTTGATCTATGGCGGGAACGATCATACTATTCTGGAATACACAAAGAACGCCTTTGTCCTGAATGGTTTTTCCAAATTATATGCTATGACAGGCTGGAGGCTCGGTTATATTATCTGTCCTCCTGAATGCGTCCGTGCAATTCAGAAAATTCACCAGAACTTTTTCATCTGCGCCAATTCTTTTGTCCAGGAGGCAGGAATCGCAGCCCTTAAAGGTCCGCAGGATCACGTCGATGAGATGGTCCACACTTACAATACACGCCGCCAGTACATGTTGAAAAGGCTTATAGAAATGGGCCTTGAGGTCCGTAAAGAGCCGATGGGAGCCTTTTATGTCCTTGCCGATGCTCGCAGGTACGGCAGCGACTCTCTGGAACTGAGCCGCCGCATTCTTAACGAGGCTGGCGTTGCAGTTACGCCAGGAATCGATTTCGGAAATGGCGCCGAAGGCTATCTGCGTTTCTCCTATGCCAACAGCATAGAAAATATAAAGGAAGGTATGGACAGGTTGGAAGCTTTTTTGGAAAAAGAGCTTGAAGGATTAGAAATTCTATAA